The segment TCCACCGATGGCCAAGAGCTTTATTTTGTAGGAAGCCATCGGCAAACCCGCCAACGTGAATTGGCGGTCGTCAGCGTCAATGGATCGCAGCAACGGTTTGAGACCCTGTTGACGGGCGGCAATTATGCGAACATCGCCTGCCACCCCGACGGAGACGGGATTATGTACAGTGACAGCGATCCAGCCTACGGCAGCATGTCGATGTTCATGATTCATCGCGATGGGTCCCCGCGTGAATATCCGTTGCTCGAGAACCGCCGCATGGCTGCGGTCGCTGGCGGCGAATGGTCGCGTGATGGCAAAATGATTGCCCTGGCAACCAGCGTGATGAAGACCTTTTCCAGCAATTCACAAGCTGAAAACACGGACGATTGATGAACGAACAAGCCGCGATGGAGATGCACGACAATGGATTCACTCAGATTAATGCCGCAGTGGATCTGGAAACCGTCGGGCGATTGAGTACCGCATGCGAGCAGGCATTTATCGTGGAATCGGATGTGCAACGAGCACGATCGAGTCGCGGACACGTCTATGCGGCACGTAACCTGTTGGACGTCGTTCCGGAGATCCAAACATTTTGGCGTGAAGGCAAACCGTTTGAAATCCTGAACTGCATCTTGGGCGATCAATTTGGATTGGTGCGTGTTTTGTTTTTTGACAAACCGCCCGACCGAACTTGGACGCTTCCCTGGCATAAAGACACCGCGATCGCGGTAAAGGACAACTCGCATCGCTCGGCAAAATTTTCACGTCCCACTGTCAAATCAGGTGTTCCACATGTCGTTGCCAGTGACGATGTTTTGCGACAGATGCTGACGCTGCGATTGCATTTGGACGACGTCACCGACCAGAACGGTCCATTACGCGTGATCCCCGGTTCTCACGTTTCGAGTACCAGCGAAGGGGCGGGCGCCGAGGCGGCAGTGACCATACACGCCGCCGCGGGTGACATGTTGGCGATGCGGCCGCTAATCACGCACAGCAGCGGTTCATCGAAACCAGGCACGACGCGACACCGACGGATCTTGCACCTCGAATTCGTGGCGGATCGTCATCTTCCCGACGGATTCCAGTGGCACGATTTTATCGCCGCGAGCGTGAAAACAAATTAGATGGCATTAGACGCAAGCTCGAACTGCTAGGCATTTAGCCAGGAATCATTGGGTGAAACCCCGTTAGCTGTTAGTGAGCTGGCCTCGGTTCAGCGCCGGAACCGTGGCTAGCGCAAAAACGGAGCGCTGTGAAGCATTTTCTCGTAGCTACCTTCGCCAGAAGGTGGTGATTCGTATTGGCCGGCAATCATCCACGCTCTGGCGAGCGTAGCTACGCAACGCTGTGAAGCATTTTCTCGTGGCTACCTTCGCCAGAAGGTGGTGAATCGTATTGGCCGGCAATCATCCACGCTCTGGCGAGCGTAGCTACGCAACGCTGTGAAGCATTCTCTCGTAGCTACCTTCGCCAGAAGGTGGTGATTCGTACTGGCCGGCAATCATCCACGCTCTGGCGAGCGTATCTACGCAACGCTGTGAAGCATTTTCTCGTAGCTACCTTCGCCAGAAGGTGGTGAATCGTATTGGCTGGCAATCATCCACGCTCTGGCGAGCGTAGCTACGGAACGCAAATGCCGTAATTTGCAACCTCCAAATGGTTCACAGCGTTTGGTAGAACGGGCAATCTATTGAAAGACTCCTGCCACCTCTGCACCAACTTCGGAGACTGCTGATTTAGTAGCGTTGATTACAGGCCGGAGGCCGGCACACCCTCTGCCGGTGGCGTGAGCCACCGGCTAGTGGAGGTGGGGAAATATAGCCCAGCGGGCGACACAATCTCGGCCAGTGTTTCGGCCTCCGGCCTTACGGCGCCAGGTCGCCCCGAAACCGTTGGCTCACGCCAACGGCAGGTCATGTTTCGGCCTCCGGCCTATGCGATTGCTACTATAACAGCAGTCTTTGTAGGCTAGGGAGAGGTGACTACGTTATAGGCCGGAAGAAAAGCTGCGTGCAATTTCCGACGTCCACACCAGAGTTTTAGCGGCCCAGCGCAAGCATCTTCGAAACTCTTGACGAGTTCCGCTACATAAGGGCTAACGTCGCGATCACGTTGGCCAAACGAGTTCAAAACCTTGACCCTTTAGCACGCTCTGAAATGCGGTCAGCGATTTGGATTGATTTCGAACGCCGCGTGGACTGTCGCGCTGATCCAAACAATGAGCGGCCAACGCGCCGGCCGCCTCACCGATACTCCACTCCACAGGATGCAAGCGGTAACACCCGTTACTAAGGTGGGTGGTGCCAATGTTTTTGCAGGCTGCGATCAGATTCTCGGTTCGTCGTGGGATCAAAGCTCCCAGCGGAATTTGAAACGGAACGCTGGCAAAGTCGATATAGTTATCGCCGCCGGAACTTGGGTGTAAATCCAAATGGTAATAACCAATTCCGGCGGAATCGTGAAACGGAGCCGCCGTGACTTTACCGCCGGCGTTTTTAGCCACAGCCTGCCGGTTGGCCCTGGAGATGTGTTGTTCGAGGATCGTAAATTCGGCTTGAATCCGGCGTGACTCGCGAATGTATGGATACTTTGCCAACCCGTCCGCGGTGCCCATGATGTCTTTGCGCAAACGAAGTCCTTTCCAACCGGCGCCACCATCTGGACGTGGTGCTTCGGTCTGCAACCAATACAACAGCGATAGACTTAACTGCCGCGCACCTTCGAGGTGTTTGGCGATTTCTTGCTCGTCGCCTGTGATTAAATTCCCGAGCATGTAATCATTCTGCGGCCAATTGACGATCGTCACCCCGCTGTCGTAAGTGCCTGGCAGGAAGTTAGCCGGATCAATGATACGGCGATACAGCCACAGGTTCAGTGCTTTGGTTTTCGGCGGCGGTGCGTTCTTGGTAGGCGGCACGAACGCCAGGTCGTGGGGTTTCAGCGTGTTGGGTTTAGAATACTGAAGCGACAAAAGTTTTCCCGGCCACGGCGGGGTCAAATCGGGAGTATGATCCTTCCAAAAATCGTATTGCTTGGGGCGATCGATCGTGTGATCCGCACCATCGATGTGGTCGATCGCAAAGCACCACGTGAACGCTTGGATGTTATCGGGATCGGCCTTTTCCGGAGCATGTGATTCCTTGGTATCGTGCCGAGACTCAGCTCCGGTGACATACTCGGTGTTGGTCAGCGGCAGCAGGTCGCCTTGTTCCGAGGCGTCGATAAAGTACGGCGCCGTCACCTGAAATTCCGCTCCTTGATCGGTGCTTAGCGTTATAGATCGAACACGATCGCCATCCACCTCGGCTTTGACCGGTTTGGTGTTGAGCATGACCGTCAATCGTCCCGCACTGATCGCTGGAGCTAACATCGCATCCAGCACCGCGACGGCGACTCGCGGTTCATGACAAAGTCGCGACACGTTGCCGTTGCCTGGATTGAGTCGCGGATTGTTTTTGGCCGATTCGGTCAGCGGATAGTTTCTGCGGTAATAATCGCGAACATTTCGGCGGAACTGACGATAACTCGCCGTACATCCATGCGTCTCGATATGGCTATGTTCGTCCGGTGGCACTCCTTGTTGGCTCAGTTGTCCACCGATCCAATCGGTCGGTTCGGTCAACAACACTCGTTTGCCCATGCGGGTTGCTGCGAGCGCCGCGGCACAACCGCCGAGACCGCCACCGATGATGACGAGATCCACCTCCGTTTCGCTTCCCGAACGAGCGGATTCGGCTGCAGCGGCGATCTGCGGATAGAACGCTGACGCGGCACCGAGGCCACAGAATTCGAGAAAGCGGCGGCGAGCGAAACTGCGAGAATAGGTCGACGGTGCGACGGTAACTTTTTTTTCAGACATGGGATTTTTGCGGAGGGACCGAATGTTGCGGCAAGGGTGAGGGGGCGAGAGGGCAGGCGGATTTCATGTGAGTGCTTGGTCACCGCTAAATTTTAGCGTAGCGGAACTGTTCAACGGCTTGTTGATTTAGTCGTACGATGGACTTCCTAGTCCGTCGAATCCACCATCGACGGACTAGGAAGTCCATCCTACACCCCTAGCCGCAGGAACCTTCACTAAATCAACAAGCCGTCAAGAGCTTTTTGATTTAATCCAAACGCAATTCGCAATGGGTGAGCTGTGGGCCGTAAGGCACCGGGGCGTGCGTGGGACCCGGCCGCTGACGCGTCGCGGCTCACTAAATCATCAAGCCGTTGACGATCTTCCACTAAAACATAAAACGA is part of the Novipirellula caenicola genome and harbors:
- a CDS encoding phytanoyl-CoA dioxygenase family protein — translated: MNEQAAMEMHDNGFTQINAAVDLETVGRLSTACEQAFIVESDVQRARSSRGHVYAARNLLDVVPEIQTFWREGKPFEILNCILGDQFGLVRVLFFDKPPDRTWTLPWHKDTAIAVKDNSHRSAKFSRPTVKSGVPHVVASDDVLRQMLTLRLHLDDVTDQNGPLRVIPGSHVSSTSEGAGAEAAVTIHAAAGDMLAMRPLITHSSGSSKPGTTRHRRILHLEFVADRHLPDGFQWHDFIAASVKTN
- a CDS encoding FAD-dependent oxidoreductase, translating into MSEKKVTVAPSTYSRSFARRRFLEFCGLGAASAFYPQIAAAAESARSGSETEVDLVIIGGGLGGCAAALAATRMGKRVLLTEPTDWIGGQLSQQGVPPDEHSHIETHGCTASYRQFRRNVRDYYRRNYPLTESAKNNPRLNPGNGNVSRLCHEPRVAVAVLDAMLAPAISAGRLTVMLNTKPVKAEVDGDRVRSITLSTDQGAEFQVTAPYFIDASEQGDLLPLTNTEYVTGAESRHDTKESHAPEKADPDNIQAFTWCFAIDHIDGADHTIDRPKQYDFWKDHTPDLTPPWPGKLLSLQYSKPNTLKPHDLAFVPPTKNAPPPKTKALNLWLYRRIIDPANFLPGTYDSGVTIVNWPQNDYMLGNLITGDEQEIAKHLEGARQLSLSLLYWLQTEAPRPDGGAGWKGLRLRKDIMGTADGLAKYPYIRESRRIQAEFTILEQHISRANRQAVAKNAGGKVTAAPFHDSAGIGYYHLDLHPSSGGDNYIDFASVPFQIPLGALIPRRTENLIAACKNIGTTHLSNGCYRLHPVEWSIGEAAGALAAHCLDQRDSPRGVRNQSKSLTAFQSVLKGQGFELVWPT